The Branchiostoma floridae strain S238N-H82 chromosome 12, Bfl_VNyyK, whole genome shotgun sequence genome segment GGTATATTTTTACTCTCAGAACCGGATACTTCAAAGGTTCTCTAATAGACTCTGGCTGCTACACAAACTAACAAAAGTGCTTCAAGTAGATTTCTGAGGCCACCTTGGGTGCCTAGTAGTGATATACGAAACACGAacaagtttttaaaacaatacaCCCGTCAACTTTTGCAGGTTATCTTAGGAAATACACAGAGAATCAACAAGGAGGATAAACTGGAACGGTAAGCATGTTAGCAATAGACACAACCGTTGTGTACAAGCGACATAAGGTTGCAATGATAACTTTGACATCGCCACAGAAGCCAGACAAGTCTTTTCCCTATCTTCACTCTATAAGCTAAGTTATGAGAAAGAGAATATTTTGCAGCCTAATCTTCGCGTGGGTGGACGACCAACTGACTTGGCCGATCACGACCAAGTCCACAAGACATGACACCAGCCGTCGAGTCAAACGGGATAAATCTAGCCAAACGATCAGTTACCAATGGGCTGGGGTCATACAGAAGGTGGTTTAGTGAATAGCGAATGACACTCAGTTCAGCCAATCTTTTCAGTGTAACTACATGGGGGACTTTGAAGGAGACGCCTGCTGTTCCCACGCAAGTGTGACAACATCAGTCTTAAAGACATCTACTCCCCACGGATCAGTTAGAGCAAAATCAGGGGGCCCTTTAAGTCCAATTCTTTCAGTCGGTCTTGTTCTCAATCTCACTTAACCATGGTGAATCGTTAAAAGTCGCCGCCGAAACTTGAAGCTTTTTTAGTGATGGAAACGATAAGAGCCTAAATTGCTGTTGCAGAGACAGCAGGGTCACCAACTAAAGATGTCGTCAAGGCATCAACCAAGACTTCTAATATTTAGTGTCATCATCACGAGAAGAAGATTCGGGCCGGGCTACCAAAGACGTCAAAGGAACGACAGCCTGaaacagttcagtcagaaaCAAAGGAAGAGACAATGCAGTTCAGGGCAGAACAGAAACTTAATAGAATTAGGCGGGTCTGTAGTCATCCCACTCTAAGCCGGATTCTGACAGTTCATTCTAACATTTGACGAATTGTGCTCAATCCCCAAACCTTGGGGAATCCGATTCACGAATCTCGGTATGTACGGGATCTAAATATGATTAATGCATGAGTTTAAGTTGAGTTTATTGATataccctttagctcagattgagctaatcttccagggttcATACAAATGAACGTAGTGGCTTTAAGCTGAATCTGAGTTCCTGTACATGACGCAAAATCAAAAAGTAGGAAATGCTTTCTTTATAGTAGTCGATAAAAGACATTAGACACAACGTCAGTGGAAATACCAATAGGTCAAACATTCTCTAAACCCAGAGAGAATGCAGTCGACTGTTGAAACATTAGGTAAGAAGTTATCTATCTGCACTTGGGtcaccggtgcggtactgcggggttcgtgcaatgcggcactgttgtgttgttttcgccaatttttgtataatatagatattgcgtaatacgtaaaagtgtgccttagaagacaaaaaatacacaaaatgtaagaacgttcgttctttatctctgaaattcgttgagtaatcatTTGAACcgcgcagtgccgcaccggtgccccaagtgcagatAGATAACACCTTTAGAGGCTGCATCACTGGTTGGGATCTGTGTGTTGGAAGTGAATATAAAAAACAGAGAGATACAAACCAGGACAAATCAGGTTAATGGGCTTTCAAATAAAGTCGACCGTAGCGACTTATTGCCTTCAGAACCGGGGAAGTGAAAGGTGCTTGAAGTCTGGTTGCCGCACAAATTAACAAAAGTGCTCAAAGTAGAGCTTTCAGACCAAGCTAAGTGACAAGATAGTGACCTGGTACGCACGCGCACCAAATTaaccctgaaaaaaaaaacgtttaaatcaATACTAATTACTATATATCAACGGCCATCAACCTTTGGGCGTTTGCAACCATTTTTGGATGTTTTCTAGTCATGGTGTAAGATCCTAAATGGCTGTTGCAGAGACCTGGGTCACCAATTAACGGAAGTACTCGAGATGCCAACCAGGTGTTATCATTATCTTATGGAGATCCGGAGCGGGACTACCAAAGACGTCAACAGCTGGAGCCTATGGACCTGGTGGCTGTTGTAGAGCTGGTGGTTGTGCACCTTGTGGTTGTATGGTTTAAAGTCTATCGTACTACGTAATGAGTTAGAAAATACTCCGAATACCAACACTTTACAATCGCGGGCGTACGAAGAACTGACTTGACAGATTTAGGCCAGCCGTGGAGTCAGAGTGCTTATGATCAATTGGCTAAGTCAGATGCAGGCGGTGGGTTAACGGACAGTCAATGTCACTCAGTTCACCCCATCTGTCAGTAGTAGTAGACTTTCAAGTAGACGTCTTTTGTGTGGCAACATCAGTCTTTAAGCCATTTACTCCTTGTGAGTCAGTTAAAGTAACATCCAGGGCTTCTTAAGTCCATTTCTTTCAATCGGTCTTGCCCTCAAGATCACGCTGTATCGCGGTGAATCGTGAAAAGTTACCGCAAAGATTGCAGAAGACTATATATGCTGTCCAGTGATGGTAACGGTGTAAGATCCTAAATGACTCTTGCAGAGACAGGGTCACAATTAAGGGAAGTACTCTAGACCAGAAACTGTATCTAAACATGAGCCGACTGTCTGGACGTGCGATCATGGTACCCAACAGAGAGATGGCCCAGAATATAGAACATACAGAAAACGACCTTGGCAATACGAAGAGATGCAACTTTGTCTTAGTTTCTGTCACTTTGACAACTCCTTTGAGAGGTCATGCAGTATAACTAGGGTATCAATTTCTCATAGACAAACGAATCTATCTTAAGTTTCCAAATGGCACAATAGATCATACTGCAAGAAGGCAAGTAGTGTCCCTCTATAAATTGTCCAGAGCAGAACTGACTATCCCTGTTCACCCTGTCTTCAATCAAAAGTCTTAGGTAACCGACAGATAATAGTGAAGGCGGGGGATATCAAACGGGGGCTTTGGGGTCATTTGGTCGTTTTGTTGTTGGGTACGTGGCAGTACTTTGTTCACTTATTAGATCTAAATGCAGTTCGGAACCCACGGAACCTAAAAAAACTAGTTCATTGAGACGATGCTAAGTAGACATTCTGGTGAGAGTACCGTTTTGACTGCTTACTCAAGTCTGTCTGACCGTCTGTCTAcattcattacctccatgaaaaaaatggaggtatagtttaggtgtgtctgtgtgtgtgtctgtgtgtgtgtctgtgtgtgtgtttgtgtttccagatgtttgtggtcagcataactttagaacctctggatggattgtaattacatttggtatgtaggtaggtgttgggaagacaaaggtcaaggttacTTTTGGGGtccctagtgtgtgaccttggtactgcagcaaaacttcaattatttgtctcttttgacctggacatgctatggtcttgatttcttggtggcaaatagcttttgatgtaaggaagaagtggtgtatgtttgggccccctaacaacttgctctggaacttcaggagcatttttgtcaaaatcttccaaggagcagaatggaacataggaatgatggatttccatgatatttggtatgcaggtacctgtggcagatatgtacataatgaagtgcaaatcatgcaaatttggacttaatttgcatacttaatgaggaaaatctatatttacaatgttttccaatataggactcaaatacatgttacataatgtagtttgtggcaggcggaagttaagcagatactaaataggcaaataagtccctaatttgcataattaatgagtgtcctaattcttcttagttcgtgtagtaaatgattgggctgtcaacactgtgacctgtgtaagttagtgaaaggtgtacataatgtgaaaatcatttgcataatcagaatatttcatggaggtatgaggtctccgaactcttgttaggACTGCTTTGCTAGGCATCTATAAATGTTCATCAGGACACTGACAGCCAGACGTTACTCAAATCTTTTGTGTATCGTTGAAATGCTCATTTTATGATTGAAAGTGCTTATAATATGATTGAAAATGCTCATTTTATGCTTGAAAATACTCATTTTATGATTGCAAATGATCAGTTTATGTCCAAAAAGGTACATAGATAATCACTATCGCTCAATCAGAAAAGTCTCGCTTGCTTCGCCAGCTATTTAACACTCCAGAACATATGACTACAAGGTAAATTGGGACTGACTAAAACAGAGTAGTGAGGCAGTCATTTGTGAGACATATTTGGCTCCACAGTATAGTACTGGTAAATATTACCAGTATACAAGTGCCTACAGGGCAGGAATATAAGACAACTAGTACTACTGTgaataaaatgtaacaaaagttTATTGTACATTAACATACGTAGAGGTAGGTTTAGGAATGTGTGAGTGACCTGAAAAGGGTTGAAATCGAATCATTGTACAACTAGAACAAACCTCACAAAGTTAGTCTGTgactgtgtaacgcaaactccgctatccggagctagTAGGCGCGGCCATTTAGGACGGCcctaagaagcgcgattaaatcaggctatcaCAAAGCATGCACTATTCACACTACTTATGTCGTTTGTTTCCCAGTTAGTATATATACGGATCAAGGCGCCCACAAGTTGGGGAAGACGTCTACATGTAGTACCACGGAGAAGGGACGTTGCCATTTGATAATTTACACGTAAATGAATACAAGATGTTATGAGGAATATGTCTATCGTATTTCACTAGTATAGGAAGTACTCACACGCTATACTAACATAAACATGAATTAAGAAACCATGCATTGTTAACACAATGACGAAATAGATATGCTCCCAACTAAATGATTATGTAGTCTAATTACCTTGAATATCTGTGCACATAGTCTTCAACTACGGCAAACCACAAACTATGACAAAATACTTTTGACAAAGTGTatcttttagatttttttcaccCATTAGGGTTTGACAaccaatatacatttgtagtacaaaTACATTACAGACTCATGACGCAGAGTAATGGCTGAGATAAATACCCCAGTAGAAACCGTTGAAGATAATGAAGGACAGAGGAAACCCGATCTTTGAGAATAAGTCAAGTTTTATGGCCACAGTCATCCCGTCCACCCCCTGTGCAGGGCCTTCTCCCGGCACGGTCTGGAACTCTGTGGGACCTGCGTCAGCTCGAGAGCATCTTCCGTTCACCTGAAATGAACCAAAAGTTATTGATAGCAACCGCACATGGAAGAGACAGTTATCTCGCCCTCCATGGGACAAAATCGCTATCAATTTCGCCCCCTagtctctctctccccccttcTAGTGATTTGCCCCCCCTCCCCGAAGAACATGACATTTCGGAAGTTGCTGGGTAGTATCACAAACTGCACTTTTAGAATAATATGAATACTAACGAGCTTAATACATAACTCCAACCATGATATAAGTAAGGAAGCTATGAATGATTTGGTAATAATATACATTACGGATTCGATAGGTTGGGTCTGTTGTATTCCCTTGTTATATAAATTTGAGTCTCGACACACGACATATTTCACTGCATTCACCTGTCCCCAAGCAACctatgtctctaacatataatCTCTACCaaggactacaaaaaattatgaAGTTTCtgtgttaattatgcaaataatgtaaCCAGCATAACAAGTCCAgggcaaaagataaaaaaagaagttctacttcagtaccaaggtcagacGCCAGGTGGCCCAACagcgaccttgacctttgtgtcCACAACAtctaaccacataccaaatgtgaTCACAATTTATCTACAGATTATcatattcttttctttcatattcTGAACACCATGTATAATCTCGCATAAATTAATGCGCCCTTACTTTCCTGTTCTGTACAGAGTTGAGTTCGTATGTTGACTTCCTGGAGAATCTACGTGGAATTCGTAGACATTCCGCCAGGGAGCGCAGTCGATCCTTTCGCAGGGAGAAGTGATAGGCCAGGGAGAACTCCACCAGCGCCGCGAACACATAGATGGTGCACACCAGCATCCAGATGTCAATGGCCCGGATGTAGGAAAACCTGGATGAAtggaatttgtttgtttatctgtttgtttgtttgtttgtttgtttgtttgtttgcattgtaTATTTGTAAATCGCCTTATGTAACACAGTCCAGGTTTGTATGGGAAAGTACAACTGCATATCTGGACAATTTCATTGGCTAAAACAAATGGGACTTTGGCTCACTTTGGCAGAGAGCTTCTGGACACCGTTGTCAGTGTCGTTGCTGTGAGGACAGTGGTGATGCCCAACGCAACCCGCGCAGGTGCCTGATTAGGACTGATCCAGAATGTCAGCCAGGACAGGCACACGATCAAAATACTGTGGAGGACAGAATTCAGCAACAGATTGTTACCTCTAAACATAATAGTAATTATCACAGTTTCTGTAAAAATATAAGTGCGCTTGGTCAAAATAAAACCACTCCAACAGGAAGCAACAAAACTTTAAATGTCGTACCTTGGGACATAGGTTTGTATCAGGTAGTACCCGAGCTGGCGAACCAGCTTGAACTTAACCTCGATGCAACTGAACGATCCTGCAATGAACATTATCCCGGTGTTTATTTTCAATATACTTGACTTGAAAATAACACGTGGTAATTATTGTCCTTTTTACAGTTGAAAACATCAAGAATAGAAAAGGAGAGACATTCTCTTCGTCTTGCATGCAAACGAGAAAttgcatttgtacatgtactattcaaGAGCACTGCGTTCGGCTTGCGCCCACCTATTGTGTAGTTCCCCGTACAGTCGCGAGAGGTCCATCCTGCAATGACGTACTCTGGCAGTTCTATGACCGGATTGAACTCCACGGCGGGCTCTTCCCACTCAATTATCAGATCCTTTGTAGTGTAGCCGTCTGTAACAAGTATGAAGATATAATTTTTGCACAGTATTGAAAAAGCACGAAATGATATTACATGATATTGCTTGCTTGTCCGAAGCAGAGTAAAATGAAGATCATCAGAAACTGTATAATAGGTGTATAGAAATCATCAGAAAATGTTTCCCCCAATTTGGCAAAACAAACGAAACCGCTTGTTTTTCTTATAATCTTGTAAGAACATTTAGTGTATAGAACTGTCAATGTGAAAATTCAGTGTACTCACAGCTCGCTATTTGGAACGTGCACGTCTGACTGTCAAACGGGTACATGTGGAACTGCATCGGGCACGAACCTATCACAGTTTTTCTGGGGTGAAAGTGCAAGAATCATGTAAGACCAGAGGACAATCATTACTTTTCTTGAGAGAAATTAGCACTGGTCTATCAAAGTCTTATTCTTGCACACATTTCAGACTAGTTATGCACGCATTCAGCAGCTGTTTATGCACGCAGACGGATTATGCACGCATTTTAGAATAATTAGGCACGCAAACTAATTATGCACGCATTTTAGACTAATTATGCACGCAAACTAATTATGCACACATTTCACTCACTTTTCGCCGTAGAAGATGTCCCCTGACGGCCAGATCCACAGCGCCTTGGCGTGGTCAGTAGACGGTCGGAATCCGGCGTCCTTCTCGTTTACAAAGTAGATACTCGGCGTCCAGATGTCGCTAGAGTCGACATTGTGCAGTTCAATGTTTTGGTTCATGTCCGGGAACTCAAAGCGCGGATCGTTCCACCACTGACGCAGGTAAAAAGTCATCACATAGTCCTGTACAGAGgtggaaaacatttttttttcatctacatAATTCCCAAAATATAAAagattacatgtactagtacttaaaaCATTGTTCGTGTAATTGAAAAATTAGATAAAGGTTTTTGGCACGAATTATTTTATAATGATGATCGAGGATTATGAACACAAATTTGAATACAAACGTATACATGTTGGTTTCGATACTTACCATTTTGATCTCCGAAAAAGACCCCAAACTTGCAATATAGAGTTGCACTTGAACAACTGTAGGTTTCCCTGTTCAACAATATAAAAGAAGAGATTAATTGCAAACTTAGCATATATGATAAGCATCATCTAGTCTTTTTACCAATTAGCATTACGACTTATTTCTCTCTAGTGTTACAATCTTTGCGGTATCTCTTCCAAAACATAAGGTCAATGCGCGTATTTCTATTACAAATAACGAATGCAAATTAAGACCTAACCTGCATAATTTGCATTGCatatagaaatatgaaaatccgccatttctTTCTCTAGTCATCCTCCACTCCGGCtcttaacaaaaacacaaagggGTTCAAGACAAactgctagggggaccaaagTTAAACACTTCATTCTAGCACCCATGTCGCTGTGGCATTTTGTAAAATCCACTCTTGTTACAAAGTAACGATAACTTGATGATCTAGAGCTATAGAATATGTGTCAACGAACATCTATCGTACTAAAGACTATCGTACGaaagttttaaagaaaaatactaTATTTGCGTTGTCTTATAGGTGACTGAAATATAAAATAAGTGCAATCAATAATCAACACAAATTACCTCCGAAATCAGGTCGCACTCTCCCGTCATAAGTCTCCAGAGTGTCGAATACAGCTTGTAACAGGGTGCCGTTATCGTCATGGGCGCTATGGTATCAAAACATGCACAGTAAAGGTGgagtcacacatgcgtatatattcaagtccgtttaaGGTGcttatgaagctcttagtctctaccaggctccacaggtcgcgggaaaaatagtacaaattgaacaaatatagatacataacatgccagatgagttagctgatcGAGAAGTATGGATAGCGACCCAGCTacctcgtctgacatgttacctgtttacgtttgtccaatttctattatttttccagcgacctgtggggcctggtggaggtaaatactcccatgcgcgcctcatacggacttaagtatatacgcacgtgtgaccccatgCTTTAAAGCACTTTTAATTGCTTGAATCAATTTATCAACTTGACCTCGTTCAAGATAAAAAATAAAGCTTTTGAAAAGCTTAGGGTAGTATCAAAATAAGTTGAAGAACCATTAGTTAGCGTTCAATATTTATTGCTAAGGTACTCAAGCCAGCTTATTAATATTGTTCCCCGTTTGTTGGTGTTACATTACAATGGTGAAATAGTATTAGATATAGTACCAAAAGTTTTGCTGGTTTTATATGATTGTTTTTGTAGCTTTTCATATGATTGAAGGATATGCTAGTACCAAACACACAATTTGGATAGTGTATTATATAAGGCTGGCAACGTCATATTAGGAATTTTAGAGAAAACTTATATTTTGATAACTTACTGTATGTGCGATTCTGCATTTGCGTTGTTTTCCCTTCCTGTAGATGACAAAATCAGATATTGgcggaaaaaataaaaatggaaaatgAATTGGTGAGtcaaaaataaaaccaaaagAAGTGTGTATCATAGTATGTTTAAAGCAACGTTCTATTACAACGTACAATACTCACCAAGACGGCAAATGTTGAACAGGAATACGGCACAAAAGAGTTCAAACAGATGAACCCGTCGCATTGTTATTGATTCTTCGCTCTGTAATCAGGAAAATGGATTTGAATTAATTTTCAAAACGAATAGCACCAGATTGCAAATATAACTGTCTAGTTATCCTACTTGGCAATGGTACATTCCCAGAATCCGTCGGTCAGTGATAATGGCGGGAGGGTGGGGGGTTATCATGGACGACTTGTGCCACATGAGCATGACATTTCTTGAGCCATTCATCCCCAAATGGGTTCCTAAATGCGTGCTAAGCTCTCTTACGTGACGAGAAAGTTAAAGAACGGCACGGCAAGACACTACTGACATAACAACAGGGCACTGTCACGGGTTTTCGAGCATGAAGGCTGCTACTTAACCTCATCCGAGGACGTACCACAATTTCTAGCTCATGTCTAAACGACTATGACGTTATCTCACCAGACCATATCACAACTATAGAGTCATGGAAACTTCCATATGCATCAGTCTCTAACCAAGCCGTGTTATAGCCCAAAGATCCCTTGTCCAAACCCCAACCAGGCCGTACCATCTCTGATAAAGCATAAAGAATGTCAGCAATGTTTTTGGTTGGTGTATTTTGGCTGACCGCTTTTTTCGGAAGTGGTGCTGTTGAGTGAACTGTTTAAGCATTGATCCTTTTAACAACACACCACATTCTCGTGCAGTTAATTACTACGTATATACTAGGATGATTGATTGTGTTTAGTATCTTCCCAATCTAAACTACTATGAAGGTCTGTATACGAGAGGTACTGACAAAAGTGTGCTGAATTCAGATTCAAGAAGGCAATACACAAAGTTTGGTCGCCTCGATACGAATTGCCTGAATAAGACGGTTTCCTTTAATACGAATAACGCACGGGAAATCAAAATAGGCCGCCTACGGCGTACGAAAAAGGGGCATAGCGCATAGAGaccacaaaatgtacaagctGGTACTAAGACTTCTGACAAACGCTCTATTTCCATGACAAACTTGGCTCAAGATGAACTACTCTATAACATTACAAGTTGACTCTATGCTTTGTTCACACTAACGTTACGGctaaaagcaagaaaaaaaatgatttctgaATTTTGCATGGTGGATATAAAAACCCAGAGAGTTGAACACCTTACCTTGTTTGGAAGACTGGTTCTTGCCCAGCAGTCGGATTTCTAACAGCTTACGTGGTGGTACGGTCCAAATCCACAGGTAACATTACCAGTACTGGACACCCAGGAGACGATTTATCGTAGTCGTCTCAAATGGCAGAAATATACGTCCAGATACGCGTCGCAAAGTATATTTCAGTACCATGCAATCACTGAGGTGAACCTACTACAATGCAAACTAACATGGCGCTTTGGGTCTAGACGTACAATTTTCCTCGTACGTCCCTTAAAAAAACAAGCAGTCCTTTCGCAGTGCTGTCTCACCAACCTGTGCACCCTATCGGACACTATCAGTAAGCGTGCGGCCCTTTGTTCACGCTAGATTACGTTTCCACACAGCCTATCCAGTCTTATTCTGTGTAAAAGCGTGTCGTGTTTATGGTGTGTTGGGTTTCTATGTGTGTTGTAATCTGGGCCACCTGGTACTATTGTGTTGTATTCGACTGAAATCTACCTGTGATATTAAATAGCCACATTTATATTTTCTACTCAAGTGCTCTTGACCTTATGTGGTAGGCTACAGTCGCAGCTGTTTTCAGAATTAGAATAAGTGCCTATTGTACGAAGAAATAGCAAGACTGACAGATATCATTATCATGTGGAATTTCAGTTGATTAAAAACTTTGCATGATTAACATATGAGTGTAAAGAGTGTAAAGGATAAACTCATCACTAATTTTATATATCCCTACCAACTATTTGCGAGAATGTGCACACTGGATCGTATGTTAAATATGAATATTATGGACCATCGTGAATATGAAGAACAATATGCATTGCATAAACCACGTTACACACAAATATTCCAAGTTCAATATCGCTCGATTTTAATTATTTTGATATCATCTGAAAGGTACTAATGACAAAAAGGCTAGCAATTCATCCAGGTTGTA includes the following:
- the LOC118428326 gene encoding glycine receptor subunit alpha-4-like — protein: MRRVHLFELFCAVFLFNICRLGRENNANAESHIHAHDDNGTLLQAVFDTLETYDGRVRPDFGGKPTVVQVQLYIASLGSFSEIKMDYVMTFYLRQWWNDPRFEFPDMNQNIELHNVDSSDIWTPSIYFVNEKDAGFRPSTDHAKALWIWPSGDIFYGEKKTVIGSCPMQFHMYPFDSQTCTFQIASYGYTTKDLIIEWEEPAVEFNPVIELPEYVIAGWTSRDCTGNYTIGSFSCIEVKFKLVRQLGYYLIQTYVPSILIVCLSWLTFWISPNQAPARVALGITTVLTATTLTTVSRSSLPKFSYIRAIDIWMLVCTIYVFAALVEFSLAYHFSLRKDRLRSLAECLRIPRRFSRKSTYELNSVQNRKVNGRCSRADAGPTEFQTVPGEGPAQGVDGMTVAIKLDLFSKIGFPLSFIIFNGFYWGIYLSHYSAS